The DNA segment CGACAGGGACGGCTTTGCCTGATTTTAGTGTTTTATCCCAGGATGTTGTCCTGCTGCTGTGTGTATGGAAACTATACACAAACCCCTGTGTTGCGGCCGGCAATGGGCAGAATCTATGCAGGCCGGTGGCAGCCTGAAAGCCGGGAGAGTATGTCTAATATCAAGTTATAAAAGGGAAAAAAAGGATGGCACGGCGGCTGCAATAAGTGCCTCATCCAGCGGGCGTTCGCCCGGGAACAACGCAGAGATGCCGGCTGCGGCCGACTCTCCAAACGGAGGAATTTCCATGCGCAGCAAGACGCTTCATATCGCACTGGCGGCTTTGGCCACCCTGGCTCTCACTTCGACCATGGCTCTGGCCCGTCCGGGCGGCGGCATGGGCGGCGGACAGGGCAACTGCCCCGGCGCGGGCAGCGGCATGGCCCAGCTGACCCCGGAAAAGCAGGCGGCCTTCCAGAAACTCCACGATGCCTTTGCGGCCAAGACCGCCCAGATGCGGGCTGACCTGGGCGTCAAGATGGCTGAATTAAACGCCCTGTCCGTGGGTCAGGCCCCGGATCAGGCCAAGATTGACGCCCTGACCAAGCAGATCGGCGAATTGCAGGCCAAGCTTTTGTCTGAGCGCACCCAGTTCCGCATCCAGGTGTCCAAGGAGATCGGCGCAGGCTTTGCCGGCGGCGGCTGCGGCGGCATGGGCGGCGGCATGGGCGGCGGCATGATGGGCGGCTACCACGGCGGCGGCTGTCAGTAACCAGGGCGTATCCCGGGACAGGCCATGGCCTGTCCCGGGTCCGCAACGAGACGACCATGTGTTTCTATGACGGTTATTTCTTTCTGGGCAGGTGGATGACGCCCCTTCTGGTCATCCTCGGACTGGCCGCAGTCCTCATCCTGGTCCGGATGCTCTTTCCCACCAGGCGCACGGATTCCCG comes from the Desulfovibrio sp. TomC genome and includes:
- a CDS encoding periplasmic heavy metal sensor, whose product is MRSKTLHIALAALATLALTSTMALARPGGGMGGGQGNCPGAGSGMAQLTPEKQAAFQKLHDAFAAKTAQMRADLGVKMAELNALSVGQAPDQAKIDALTKQIGELQAKLLSERTQFRIQVSKEIGAGFAGGGCGGMGGGMGGGMMGGYHGGGCQ